A single window of Paenibacillus sp. SYP-B4298 DNA harbors:
- a CDS encoding adenine phosphoribosyltransferase — protein MNFKDYIRVIPDFPKPGIRFKDITTLLKNGPAYQAAIEAMKQQVAELEIDVIAGPEARGFVIGAPLALALGVGFVPIRKSGKLPGETVEADYDLEYGKDKLAVHKDAIAPGQKVLIADDLLATGGTIETTVKLIQKLGGEVVGAAFLIELSYLQGRSKLGSVPVRSLVTF, from the coding sequence ATGAATTTTAAAGACTATATTCGTGTCATTCCCGATTTTCCCAAGCCGGGCATCCGCTTCAAGGATATAACGACCCTGCTAAAAAATGGCCCCGCCTATCAAGCGGCAATCGAGGCGATGAAGCAGCAGGTGGCGGAGCTGGAGATCGATGTGATCGCGGGCCCGGAAGCGCGCGGCTTTGTGATCGGCGCGCCGCTCGCGCTCGCGCTCGGCGTTGGTTTTGTGCCCATCCGCAAGAGCGGCAAGCTGCCGGGCGAGACGGTGGAGGCGGATTATGATCTGGAGTACGGCAAGGATAAGCTGGCCGTGCACAAGGATGCGATCGCTCCTGGGCAAAAGGTGCTGATCGCTGATGATCTGCTGGCAACAGGCGGAACGATCGAGACGACGGTCAAGCTGATCCAGAAGCTAGGCGGCGAGGTGGTCGGCGCTGCCTTCCTGATTGAGCTGTCCTATCTGCAGGGTCGCTCCAAGCTTGGTTCTGTGCCTGTCCGTTCTCTGGTGACCTTCTAA
- the aspS gene encoding aspartate--tRNA ligase, giving the protein MLKTHHCGTLTKAEVGQSVVLNGWVQRRRDLGGVLFIDLRDRSGIVQIVFNPDFSGDALEIADRARNEYVLAVKGQVVERDPETFNPNLATGEIEVRVTEIEVLNTAKTPPFPIEDGVEVDESLRLKYRYLDLRRQEMQSTLLLRSKSAKIFRDFLDSEQFIEVETPILIKSTPEGARDFLVPSRVHPEEFFALPQSPQIYKQLLMVAGLEKYYQIARCFRDEDLRADRQPEFTQVDIETSFLSQDQLLSLMEQLMVKLFKETVNVELALPFQRISYEDAMNKYGSDKPDLRFGLEIEDITDIVSSSDVKVFASVAASGGVVRALNAKGCATWSRKELDDLQPFAARYGGKGLAWVTVKEGEWRGPIVKFFKPEEIAALTERLAVEEGDLLLFSADKKKVVADVLGNLRLKVGRELNLINDAEFKFAWVVDFPLLGWDEDAKRYVAEHHPFTRPKDEDLHLFESDPGAIRAQAYDLVLNGYEVGGGSMRIFKRDVQEKMFHALGFTMEEAHAQFGYLLDAFEYGTPPHGGIAFGFDRIVMLLAGRTNLRETIAFPKTASATELLSGAPSPVDLSQLEQLHIRTVPKPGSKPAAAPAEQEAQA; this is encoded by the coding sequence ATGTTAAAAACGCATCATTGTGGAACACTGACCAAGGCTGAAGTCGGCCAGAGCGTTGTATTGAACGGCTGGGTACAGCGCCGGCGCGACCTGGGCGGCGTATTGTTCATCGACCTGCGCGATCGCAGCGGCATCGTGCAGATCGTCTTCAACCCGGATTTCTCCGGCGACGCGCTGGAGATTGCTGACCGTGCACGCAACGAATATGTGCTGGCTGTCAAGGGACAGGTTGTTGAGCGTGATCCTGAAACCTTCAACCCGAATCTGGCAACAGGCGAGATCGAGGTGCGCGTGACCGAGATTGAGGTGCTGAACACGGCCAAGACGCCTCCTTTCCCAATCGAGGACGGCGTAGAGGTGGACGAGTCGCTCCGCCTGAAGTACCGCTATCTGGACTTGCGCCGCCAGGAGATGCAGAGCACGCTGCTGCTGCGCTCCAAATCGGCCAAGATTTTCCGCGATTTTCTGGACAGCGAGCAGTTCATTGAAGTTGAGACGCCGATTCTGATTAAGAGCACGCCTGAAGGCGCGCGCGACTTCCTCGTGCCTAGCCGCGTGCATCCAGAGGAGTTCTTCGCTCTGCCGCAGTCGCCACAAATCTACAAGCAATTGCTGATGGTAGCCGGCCTGGAGAAATATTATCAGATTGCCCGTTGCTTCCGTGACGAGGATCTGCGCGCCGACCGTCAGCCGGAGTTCACTCAGGTGGACATCGAGACCTCCTTCCTGTCCCAGGACCAGTTGCTGTCGCTGATGGAGCAACTGATGGTGAAGCTGTTCAAGGAAACGGTCAATGTTGAGCTGGCGCTGCCATTCCAACGTATCAGCTACGAGGATGCGATGAACAAGTATGGATCGGACAAGCCGGATCTGCGCTTTGGGCTGGAGATTGAGGACATTACAGACATCGTGTCCAGCAGCGATGTGAAGGTGTTCGCCAGCGTAGCAGCAAGCGGCGGCGTGGTGCGGGCGCTTAATGCCAAGGGCTGCGCGACATGGAGCCGCAAGGAGCTGGATGACCTGCAGCCGTTCGCGGCCCGTTATGGCGGCAAGGGACTGGCATGGGTAACCGTCAAGGAAGGCGAATGGCGTGGCCCGATCGTGAAATTCTTCAAGCCGGAGGAGATTGCGGCGTTGACCGAGCGTCTGGCTGTCGAGGAGGGCGACCTGCTGCTGTTCTCCGCAGACAAGAAGAAGGTCGTTGCGGATGTACTGGGCAATCTGCGGCTGAAGGTCGGACGCGAGCTGAACCTGATCAATGACGCCGAATTCAAGTTCGCCTGGGTGGTTGACTTCCCGCTGCTCGGCTGGGATGAGGATGCCAAACGCTATGTGGCGGAGCACCATCCGTTCACCCGTCCGAAGGATGAGGACCTGCATCTGTTTGAATCTGATCCAGGTGCGATTCGCGCGCAAGCGTATGATCTGGTGCTCAATGGCTATGAGGTCGGCGGCGGCTCGATGCGGATCTTCAAGCGCGATGTGCAAGAGAAGATGTTCCATGCGCTCGGCTTCACGATGGAAGAGGCACATGCACAATTCGGCTACTTGCTTGATGCGTTCGAATACGGCACCCCGCCGCATGGCGGCATCGCGTTCGGCTTTGACCGGATCGTCATGCTGCTGGCAGGCAGAACGAACCTGCGCGAGACGATCGCATTCCCTAAGACGGCCAGCGCAACCGAGCTGCTCTCTGGCGCTCCGTCTCCGGTCGATCTGTCTCAGCTCGAGCAGTTGCATATCCGTACAGTGCCTAAGCCAGGCAGCAAGCCTGCGGCTGCACCTGCGGAGCAGGAAGCTCAAGCGTAA
- a CDS encoding tRNA threonylcarbamoyladenosine dehydratase, whose product MLHQFSRTELAIGPEGLEAMKNSTVAVLGIGGVGAIAAEALARTGVGRIILIDKDVVDITNVNRQIHALTTTVGQPKAELMQERIKLINPDCDAIALRMFYTEETYEQVFSYDLDYVVDASDTIEYKIHLIKQCLARKLPIISSMGAANKMDPSRFQVADISKTSVDPIARVVRQRLRKEGIKKGVKVVFSTEEPLKPREDVTQKIVPENAPEIRKAKQPPASNAFVPPVAGLIMVSVVVKDLLARAGVPMP is encoded by the coding sequence ATGCTTCACCAATTTTCCCGCACGGAGCTGGCGATTGGCCCGGAGGGGCTGGAAGCGATGAAGAACAGCACAGTGGCCGTGCTCGGCATCGGCGGCGTCGGTGCGATCGCAGCGGAGGCGTTGGCACGCACTGGCGTTGGCCGCATCATACTGATTGATAAGGATGTCGTGGACATTACCAATGTGAATCGGCAGATTCATGCGCTGACAACTACGGTCGGCCAGCCCAAGGCGGAGCTGATGCAAGAGCGCATCAAGCTGATTAACCCGGATTGCGATGCCATCGCGCTGCGAATGTTCTATACCGAAGAGACGTATGAGCAGGTATTCAGCTATGATCTGGACTATGTGGTTGATGCTTCAGATACGATCGAGTACAAAATCCACCTTATCAAACAGTGTCTTGCCCGCAAGCTTCCGATCATCTCCAGCATGGGCGCGGCGAACAAGATGGACCCTTCGCGCTTCCAGGTGGCGGACATCTCCAAGACCTCAGTCGATCCGATTGCTCGCGTCGTTCGGCAGCGTCTGCGCAAGGAAGGCATTAAGAAGGGCGTCAAGGTCGTCTTCTCGACGGAGGAGCCGCTCAAGCCGCGTGAGGATGTGACGCAGAAGATTGTGCCGGAGAATGCGCCGGAGATTCGCAAGGCGAAGCAGCCTCCTGCCAGCAACGCCTTCGTTCCCCCGGTAGCGGGTCTCATCATGGTCAGCGTGGTCGTCAAGGATCTGCTAGCCAGAGCAGGCGTTCCTATGCCTTAA
- the dtd gene encoding D-aminoacyl-tRNA deacylase, with the protein MKVVVQRSKAASVTVDGEVIGRIEQGLVLLVGVTHEDTERDARWMADKIAGLRIFEDHEGKMNLSVADTGGQILSVSQFTLYGDCRKGRRPSFMDAARPEQAEPLYERFNSMLRESGLTVATGRFGAMMDVSLVNWGPVTLIIDSKA; encoded by the coding sequence GTGAAAGTAGTGGTACAGCGCAGCAAGGCAGCATCCGTCACGGTAGACGGAGAGGTCATTGGCCGAATCGAGCAGGGTCTGGTGCTGCTGGTAGGTGTGACGCATGAGGATACAGAGCGTGATGCTCGCTGGATGGCGGACAAGATTGCAGGTCTGAGGATATTTGAAGATCATGAAGGCAAAATGAATCTCAGCGTCGCGGACACCGGCGGGCAGATATTGTCGGTGTCGCAGTTTACGCTGTATGGCGACTGTCGCAAGGGGCGGCGTCCGAGCTTTATGGATGCTGCGCGACCAGAGCAGGCCGAGCCGCTCTATGAGCGGTTCAACAGCATGCTGCGCGAGAGCGGGCTTACGGTGGCGACCGGAAGGTTCGGCGCGATGATGGACGTGTCGCTGGTCAATTGGGGTCCCGTTACGTTGATCATCGATTCCAAGGCCTAG
- the hisS gene encoding histidine--tRNA ligase, whose translation MAFQKPPGTQDILPAAAGKWQYVEEKARDLCRRFNYRELRTPIFEATELFQRGVGETTDIVEKEMYTFTDRGNRSITLRPEGTAGTMRAYVENKLYGEPDIAKLYYIGPMFRYERQQAGRYRQFHQFGIEALGSDSPALDAEVIALAYTFYQEVGIKGVRVEINSVGTPAIRAAFRDELLGFLRPKRELLCKDCQSRMDRNPLRVLDCKVDQHHFEGAPSILDSLDDACREHFEQVQRSLEGMSIPFSINPRLVRGLDYYTHTAFEFKAEGIGAIDTIGGGGRYNGLVEDIGGPNQPGVGLAIGLERTVMLMQEQEEELAKRQRLDVYMVALGEQAEQHASGVLYALRQAGLSAERDYQSRKMKAQLKSADRLQASFTAILGEDELAKGEIVLKTMATGEQQTVPLTELAAVVQQLREQTLEGEV comes from the coding sequence ATGGCATTTCAGAAGCCTCCCGGCACGCAGGATATATTGCCTGCGGCGGCAGGGAAATGGCAGTATGTGGAGGAGAAGGCTCGCGACCTGTGCAGACGCTTTAACTATCGTGAGCTGCGCACCCCGATTTTTGAGGCGACCGAGCTGTTTCAGCGCGGCGTAGGGGAGACGACTGACATTGTCGAGAAGGAGATGTACACCTTCACGGATCGCGGCAACCGCAGTATTACGCTGCGCCCGGAAGGGACCGCAGGCACGATGCGCGCTTATGTGGAGAACAAGCTGTATGGCGAACCGGACATTGCCAAGCTGTATTATATCGGTCCGATGTTCCGCTATGAGCGCCAGCAGGCAGGCCGGTACCGCCAATTCCATCAATTCGGCATCGAGGCGCTTGGCTCGGATTCGCCAGCGCTGGATGCTGAGGTGATAGCGCTGGCGTATACCTTCTATCAGGAGGTCGGTATTAAGGGCGTGCGCGTCGAGATCAACTCTGTCGGTACGCCAGCGATTCGCGCAGCCTTCCGTGACGAGCTGCTCGGCTTCCTGAGACCCAAGCGGGAGCTGCTATGCAAGGACTGTCAGTCGCGAATGGATCGCAACCCGCTGCGCGTGCTGGATTGCAAGGTGGATCAGCATCATTTCGAAGGGGCGCCGTCCATTCTGGACAGCCTCGACGATGCATGCCGCGAGCACTTCGAGCAGGTGCAACGCAGCCTGGAAGGGATGAGCATTCCATTCTCCATTAATCCGCGGCTCGTGCGCGGGCTGGATTATTACACGCATACCGCCTTTGAATTCAAGGCAGAAGGAATCGGCGCGATCGATACGATCGGCGGCGGCGGCCGGTACAATGGACTGGTCGAGGATATTGGCGGACCGAATCAGCCGGGCGTAGGGCTTGCGATCGGCCTGGAGCGGACGGTCATGCTGATGCAAGAACAGGAGGAGGAGCTCGCGAAGCGCCAGCGGCTTGATGTCTATATGGTGGCGCTTGGCGAGCAGGCAGAGCAGCATGCGTCAGGCGTTCTGTATGCATTGCGCCAGGCAGGGCTGTCGGCGGAACGGGATTATCAGAGCCGGAAGATGAAGGCGCAGCTCAAGTCGGCGGATCGCCTGCAGGCCAGCTTCACCGCTATACTGGGCGAGGATGAGCTGGCTAAGGGAGAGATCGTGCTCAAGACGATGGCGACCGGGGAGCAGCAGACGGTGCCGCTTACAGAGCTTGCTGCAGTTGTACAGCAATTAAGAGAACAAACACTCGAAGGAGAGGTATAA
- a CDS encoding replication-associated recombination protein A: protein MDLFTYQQAEQPRARLLADRMRPQTLDEYIGQEHIVGPGKLLRRAIEGDQVSSILLYGPPGCGKTTLANIISQQTEGEFVRLNAVDATVKDVRETIELAKNNKALYGRKTILFLDEVHRFNTARQDALLPAVEQGIIVFIGATTENPFHHVNGALLSRSTLFQLEPLTKEHSKLAMSRALTDVERGLGFMQLRADEEALEHLAAMAGGDIRRALNALELAAVTTPSEPDGSVHITLAEAEESIRKPTVRADESTQYDVLSAFHKSVRGSSDAALFWFLYAVEKLGMDPMTFLRRLIVACSEDIGLANPQAMVQAVTAMDAYHKIGWPEAKYNIAQAILFAVESPKSNATAVAIGKVMDTISTSGTMQVPLHLRDTHYRGADKLGHQGYKYPHDYPGHYVEQQYVPDPLHKRRFYEATGQGMEEKIRLNQERRRGR from the coding sequence ATGGATTTATTTACCTATCAACAAGCGGAGCAGCCCAGAGCGCGGCTGCTGGCGGACCGGATGCGTCCACAAACCTTGGATGAATATATCGGGCAAGAGCATATTGTCGGTCCTGGCAAGCTGCTGCGCCGTGCAATCGAGGGGGATCAGGTATCCTCGATACTGCTCTATGGCCCTCCCGGCTGCGGCAAGACGACATTGGCGAATATTATCTCCCAGCAGACCGAAGGTGAATTCGTCCGGCTCAATGCGGTCGACGCCACGGTGAAGGATGTGCGAGAGACGATCGAGCTGGCGAAGAACAACAAGGCGTTATACGGCCGCAAGACGATTCTGTTTCTGGATGAGGTGCACCGCTTCAATACGGCCAGGCAGGATGCGCTGCTGCCGGCGGTGGAGCAGGGAATTATCGTCTTCATCGGCGCGACAACCGAGAATCCGTTCCATCACGTGAACGGAGCGCTGCTCTCCCGCTCCACGCTGTTCCAGTTGGAGCCGCTGACTAAGGAGCATTCCAAGCTGGCCATGAGCCGGGCGTTGACCGATGTGGAGAGGGGACTTGGCTTCATGCAGCTGCGGGCGGACGAGGAAGCGCTGGAGCATCTGGCGGCGATGGCGGGCGGCGATATTCGGCGGGCGCTCAACGCCCTGGAGCTGGCAGCCGTCACCACGCCTTCAGAGCCTGACGGTTCGGTTCATATTACGCTGGCGGAGGCGGAGGAATCGATACGCAAGCCGACGGTGCGTGCCGATGAATCGACCCAATATGATGTGCTGTCCGCCTTTCATAAGAGTGTTCGCGGTTCCAGTGATGCGGCGCTATTCTGGTTTCTATATGCGGTGGAGAAACTAGGGATGGACCCGATGACCTTCCTGCGTCGCTTGATCGTCGCCTGCAGCGAAGACATTGGTCTGGCGAATCCGCAAGCGATGGTGCAGGCCGTGACGGCGATGGACGCCTACCATAAGATTGGCTGGCCGGAGGCCAAATATAATATTGCCCAAGCGATACTCTTTGCTGTAGAAAGCCCGAAATCCAATGCCACAGCAGTAGCGATCGGCAAGGTTATGGATACGATCAGCACGTCGGGTACGATGCAGGTGCCGCTGCACTTGCGCGATACGCATTATCGCGGTGCGGATAAGCTGGGGCATCAGGGCTATAAGTACCCGCATGATTATCCCGGCCATTACGTGGAGCAGCAGTATGTGCCTGATCCGCTCCACAAGCGCCGCTTCTACGAGGCGACTGGACAAGGCATGGAGGAGAAGATACGCCTTAATCAGGAGCGGCGAAGAGGCAGATAA
- the recJ gene encoding single-stranded-DNA-specific exonuclease RecJ: MIRPKTRWVLEAEEEREQALSSQLEQELALPPLVSRLLLRRGIANAEAARAFLHGGEELLHDPYLLKGMAAAVKRIEQARERGERIRIFGDYDADGISSTSLMIHLFHQLGLEFDYYIPHRQLEGYGLNLQAIDRAAEAGVKLIVTVDTGISAVEQIAYASSLHIDVVVTDHHEPPELLPEAAAIVNPKQEDCPYPFKGLAGAGVAFKLGQALLGRPPLEWAEIAALGTIADLMPLVGENRYIVRAGMKQLAQTGNLGLRALAEVAGIELAQMTSTQVAFGLAPRINASGRLAHADLAVQLLTTGNEEEALAAAVQLDELNKQRQQLVEEMVEQAQAQLESRYARQSAERSTSGKPLSEGAAPSLWKEPAVTVVAGEGWNVGVVGIVASKLIEKRYKPTLVLAIDAQTGICKGSARSIDGFDIYRALRECEHLLHHYGGHQAAAGMTLHRDQLPELEQRLSELAEQWVASEQWQRQTRIDAECKIAEADLEAISQLAMLEPFGAGNPKPRLLLRSVAVEEARTMGKEGRHLRLSLRQGGQRLEAVGFGEGPVAGRLSTGALADVVGELSINEWNGNRKPQLMLADLRVEQLQLFDYRNDRYPEETLEKLLKERSRIRGADAVVAVLLQGGHAYAETAAALETVASGPRVVPLSYGAVHEPLACNELVLLHCPPSAAELAASLGRLQGLEAVTVLYSMDRRHRAGFPGREHFGNVYQLLRSLPQQQLNSTELPELLSSRIGWSTETVAMMLAVFEELEFIRIESGAVAVHPSPRKRELSESAAYRSGCAAHEDNQVLFAPAQELSAWISARVGRC; encoded by the coding sequence ATGATACGTCCCAAGACAAGATGGGTGCTGGAGGCGGAGGAGGAACGCGAGCAGGCACTGTCCAGCCAACTGGAGCAGGAGCTTGCGCTCCCGCCGCTCGTATCGCGCTTGCTGCTGCGGCGAGGCATTGCTAATGCAGAGGCCGCTCGTGCTTTCCTGCATGGAGGGGAAGAGCTGCTGCATGACCCGTATCTGCTCAAGGGGATGGCTGCTGCCGTCAAGCGGATCGAGCAGGCGCGCGAGCGTGGCGAGCGTATCCGCATATTCGGCGACTATGACGCGGATGGTATATCCAGCACTTCCTTGATGATTCATCTGTTCCATCAGCTTGGACTGGAATTTGATTATTATATCCCCCATCGTCAGCTCGAGGGCTACGGACTGAATCTGCAGGCGATTGACCGGGCTGCGGAGGCGGGGGTGAAGCTGATCGTGACCGTAGATACCGGCATTAGCGCTGTGGAGCAGATCGCTTATGCCAGCTCGTTACATATCGACGTGGTCGTTACTGATCACCATGAGCCGCCGGAGCTGCTGCCAGAGGCGGCAGCCATCGTCAACCCGAAGCAGGAGGACTGTCCATATCCGTTCAAGGGACTAGCGGGAGCAGGAGTAGCCTTCAAGCTGGGTCAGGCACTGCTTGGCCGTCCGCCGCTCGAATGGGCGGAGATTGCGGCACTCGGCACCATTGCTGATCTGATGCCGCTCGTGGGCGAGAATCGCTATATCGTGCGCGCAGGCATGAAGCAGTTGGCTCAGACTGGCAACCTGGGTCTGCGGGCGCTCGCTGAGGTAGCAGGGATCGAGCTGGCGCAGATGACATCCACACAGGTGGCCTTCGGCCTAGCGCCGCGCATTAATGCCAGCGGAAGGCTGGCTCATGCGGATCTGGCTGTGCAACTGCTGACAACGGGCAACGAAGAAGAGGCGCTTGCCGCCGCCGTCCAGCTTGATGAGCTGAATAAGCAGCGTCAGCAGCTCGTGGAGGAGATGGTGGAGCAGGCGCAGGCTCAACTGGAGAGCCGGTACGCTCGCCAGTCGGCCGAGCGGTCAACGTCCGGGAAGCCTCTATCCGAGGGAGCAGCGCCCTCCTTATGGAAGGAGCCAGCGGTGACCGTTGTTGCCGGGGAGGGCTGGAACGTCGGCGTTGTCGGCATCGTGGCCTCCAAGCTGATCGAGAAGCGGTACAAGCCTACGCTTGTGCTGGCGATCGATGCCCAGACCGGCATTTGCAAAGGGTCTGCCCGTTCGATCGATGGCTTTGACATCTATCGCGCGCTGCGCGAGTGCGAGCATCTGCTGCATCACTACGGCGGCCACCAGGCAGCGGCAGGCATGACGCTGCATCGCGATCAGCTCCCGGAGCTGGAGCAGCGGCTGAGTGAGCTGGCTGAGCAGTGGGTGGCTTCAGAGCAGTGGCAACGCCAGACGCGCATCGATGCCGAATGCAAGATAGCCGAGGCGGATCTGGAGGCGATCAGTCAACTGGCGATGCTGGAGCCGTTCGGCGCTGGTAATCCGAAGCCGCGGCTGCTGCTGCGCAGCGTGGCGGTGGAGGAGGCGCGAACGATGGGCAAGGAGGGGCGTCATCTGCGCCTCTCGCTGCGCCAGGGCGGACAGCGGCTGGAGGCGGTCGGCTTCGGAGAAGGCCCGGTCGCAGGCCGTCTGTCGACCGGAGCACTCGCAGATGTCGTCGGCGAGCTGTCGATCAATGAATGGAATGGCAATCGCAAGCCACAGTTAATGCTGGCTGATCTGCGTGTAGAGCAGCTCCAACTGTTCGATTATCGGAACGATCGCTACCCGGAGGAGACGCTGGAGAAGCTGCTCAAGGAACGGAGCCGTATCCGAGGAGCAGATGCGGTGGTGGCCGTGCTGCTGCAGGGCGGTCATGCGTATGCCGAGACGGCTGCGGCGCTCGAGACAGTGGCTTCCGGGCCGCGGGTTGTACCGCTGAGCTATGGAGCAGTGCATGAGCCGTTGGCATGCAATGAACTGGTGCTGCTCCATTGTCCGCCATCAGCGGCAGAGCTGGCGGCTTCCCTTGGCAGACTGCAGGGGCTGGAGGCGGTGACGGTGCTCTACAGTATGGATCGCAGGCATCGCGCGGGCTTTCCGGGGCGCGAGCACTTTGGCAACGTGTATCAGTTGCTTCGCAGCCTGCCGCAGCAGCAGCTCAACTCTACGGAGCTGCCCGAGCTGCTGAGCTCGCGCATCGGCTGGAGCACTGAGACGGTGGCCATGATGCTTGCCGTATTTGAGGAATTGGAGTTCATTCGCATTGAGTCTGGAGCTGTAGCTGTCCATCCGTCCCCGCGCAAGCGCGAGCTGAGCGAGTCGGCAGCTTACCGGAGCGGCTGCGCTGCCCATGAGGATAATCAGGTGCTGTTCGCGCCCGCCCAGGAGCTATCTGCTTGGATCAGCGCCAGAGTCGGTCGTTGCTAG
- a CDS encoding RelA/SpoT family protein, giving the protein MGIEQLLEKAAAYLKEQDLQHIREAYDFAEQAHHGQIRKSGEPYILHPVAVADILVNMQMDVISIIAALLHDVVEDTTVALDEVRSRFGETCAMLVDGLTKLEKIKFRSKEEQQNENYRKMFVAMAQDIRVILIKLADRLHNMRTLKFQSEESQRRIAYETLEIFCPIAHRLGISAIKWEMEDIALRYLNPQQYYRIANLMKKKRAERERHIDDVIGRIREKLEEMSIEGDISGRPKHIYSIYKKMTGKNKQFNEIYDLLAIRIIVDNIKDCYATLGIIHTLWRPMPGRFKDYIAMPKTNMYQSLHTTVIGPNGEPTEVQIRTWEMHRTSEYGVAAHWAYKEGPQAGEGNMGDKVSWFREILELQNDTRDAAEFVESLKMDFFSDLVFVFSPKGEVFELPAGSVPLDFAYRVHTEVGNRTIGAKVNGRIVPLDHKLKTGDIVEILTSKHSYGPSQDWIKIAQSSHARTKIRQWFKKERREENVVKGRELLERELKRLGLEPSAWLTDDKLMEVASKFTFNDIEDMLSAIGFSGITAAQIVTRLTEKLRKETEAANQIELTNEMKEVKPPSQAQSRKPRPSHGVRVKGVDNLLVRFARCCNPVPGDEIIGYITRGRGVSVHRHDCANIPLGAEGEEAARVIEVEWEDAVEANYSVDIEITGHDRRGLLNEVLQAVSESKTNIAAVSGRSDKNKISMIHMTILIRNIEHLQSVVEKIKRVKDVYSVQRIMQ; this is encoded by the coding sequence ATGGGCATAGAGCAGTTACTCGAAAAGGCAGCGGCCTATCTAAAAGAGCAGGATTTACAGCATATCCGGGAAGCCTATGACTTCGCTGAGCAAGCCCACCATGGGCAGATCAGGAAATCGGGGGAGCCTTATATTTTGCATCCCGTGGCTGTTGCCGACATTCTGGTTAATATGCAGATGGATGTCATCTCGATCATCGCTGCTCTGCTGCATGATGTAGTAGAGGATACGACGGTTGCACTGGATGAGGTGCGTTCCCGCTTCGGGGAAACATGCGCCATGCTGGTGGATGGTCTGACGAAGCTGGAGAAGATCAAGTTCCGCTCCAAGGAAGAGCAGCAAAATGAGAATTACCGTAAAATGTTCGTCGCCATGGCGCAGGATATACGGGTCATTCTGATCAAGCTTGCCGATCGTCTGCACAATATGCGGACACTCAAGTTTCAGTCAGAGGAGTCGCAGCGCCGCATTGCGTATGAGACATTGGAGATATTCTGCCCGATTGCGCATCGGCTTGGCATCTCGGCGATCAAATGGGAGATGGAGGATATTGCGCTGCGCTATCTCAATCCCCAGCAATATTACCGGATCGCCAACCTGATGAAGAAGAAGCGGGCCGAGAGAGAGCGTCACATTGATGACGTTATTGGTCGTATTCGGGAGAAGCTGGAGGAGATGTCGATTGAAGGCGATATTTCCGGTCGGCCGAAGCATATTTACAGCATCTACAAGAAGATGACGGGCAAGAACAAGCAGTTCAATGAAATCTATGACTTGCTGGCGATTCGCATTATTGTGGACAACATTAAGGACTGCTATGCAACGCTGGGCATCATCCATACCCTCTGGCGTCCGATGCCGGGTCGCTTCAAGGACTATATCGCGATGCCCAAGACGAATATGTATCAGTCGCTGCATACGACGGTCATTGGGCCTAACGGGGAGCCGACAGAGGTGCAGATTCGTACCTGGGAGATGCACCGCACGAGCGAGTACGGGGTGGCGGCTCACTGGGCATACAAGGAAGGGCCGCAGGCGGGCGAAGGCAATATGGGCGACAAGGTGTCCTGGTTCCGCGAGATTCTTGAGCTGCAGAATGATACGCGGGATGCGGCTGAATTTGTCGAATCGCTCAAGATGGACTTCTTCTCTGATCTTGTCTTTGTGTTTTCTCCCAAAGGCGAGGTCTTCGAGCTGCCTGCAGGGTCGGTGCCGCTGGACTTCGCTTATCGGGTGCATACGGAGGTCGGGAACCGGACGATCGGAGCCAAGGTCAATGGACGCATCGTCCCGCTGGACCACAAGCTCAAGACAGGCGATATTGTGGAGATCTTGACCTCCAAGCATTCCTATGGCCCGAGCCAGGATTGGATCAAGATTGCGCAGTCTTCCCATGCGCGCACGAAAATTCGGCAATGGTTCAAGAAGGAGCGGCGCGAGGAGAATGTCGTCAAGGGACGCGAGCTGCTGGAGCGCGAGCTGAAGCGGCTTGGCCTGGAGCCATCGGCCTGGCTGACCGATGATAAGCTGATGGAGGTCGCGAGCAAATTTACTTTTAACGATATAGAGGATATGTTGTCGGCGATCGGCTTTAGCGGCATCACGGCGGCTCAGATCGTCACCCGTCTGACGGAGAAGCTGCGCAAGGAGACCGAGGCGGCTAACCAGATCGAGCTGACGAACGAGATGAAGGAAGTGAAGCCGCCGTCGCAAGCGCAGTCCAGGAAGCCTCGCCCGAGTCATGGCGTGCGCGTCAAGGGCGTGGATAATCTGCTGGTGCGGTTTGCGCGCTGCTGCAATCCGGTGCCCGGAGATGAGATTATCGGCTACATTACTCGTGGTCGGGGCGTGTCGGTACACCGTCACGACTGTGCGAACATCCCGCTTGGCGCAGAGGGTGAGGAAGCGGCGCGGGTGATCGAGGTGGAGTGGGAGGATGCTGTGGAGGCGAATTACAGCGTCGACATCGAGATTACCGGTCATGACCGGCGCGGACTGCTTAATGAGGTGCTTCAGGCGGTCTCGGAGAGCAAGACGAACATTGCTGCCGTGTCCGGTCGCTCCGACAAGAACAAAATATCGATGATTCATATGACAATTTTGATTCGCAATATTGAGCATTTGCAATCTGTTGTGGAGAAGATCAAGCGGGTTAAGGATGTATACTCCGTACAACGTATTATGCAATAG